One part of the Terrimicrobium sacchariphilum genome encodes these proteins:
- a CDS encoding pyridoxine 5'-phosphate synthase, which produces MIKLGVNIDHVATLRQARYRDTHASPLAEPNPIDAAEIAEAAGAHGITAHLRLDRRHIQDSDIFELRRRISTKLNLEMGNSPEILEIALKVKPADVCLVPENRREVTTEGGLDCAGQKSSLRPTIQRLHEAGIVVSLFIDPDEEQIDAAADLGAEFIELHTGAFSNSQGAERDMEIVRLIHGAERAHAAGLKVNAGHGINYENIFEVLRIPHLHELNIGHSIISRAVFTGLSQAVKDMLSLMKGA; this is translated from the coding sequence ATGATAAAGCTCGGAGTAAACATCGATCATGTCGCCACCCTGCGGCAGGCGCGGTATCGCGACACGCACGCTTCTCCTCTGGCCGAACCCAACCCCATCGATGCCGCGGAGATCGCCGAGGCAGCCGGCGCACATGGCATCACTGCCCACCTGCGCCTGGATCGTCGGCACATTCAGGACAGTGACATTTTTGAACTGCGCCGCCGCATTTCCACGAAACTCAACCTCGAGATGGGAAACTCCCCGGAAATTCTCGAAATCGCTCTCAAGGTAAAGCCCGCCGACGTGTGTCTGGTACCGGAGAATCGCAGGGAGGTCACCACCGAGGGAGGGCTGGACTGTGCGGGGCAGAAAAGCTCGTTGCGCCCGACCATCCAGCGCCTCCACGAGGCGGGGATCGTTGTGAGTCTTTTCATCGATCCCGACGAGGAGCAGATCGATGCGGCGGCGGACCTGGGTGCGGAGTTTATTGAACTTCACACCGGAGCCTTTTCCAACTCGCAGGGCGCAGAACGCGATATGGAAATCGTGCGCCTGATCCACGGAGCGGAGCGTGCTCATGCCGCCGGACTCAAGGTCAACGCGGGACATGGCATCAACTACGAGAACATCTTTGAAGTGTTACGCATCCCGCATCTCCACGAGCTGAACATCGGCCATTCGATTATCTCGCGAGCGGTCTTCACGGGCCTTAGTCAGGCGGTGAAGGACATGCTCAGCCTGATGAAGGGAGCGTGA
- a CDS encoding RNA recognition motif domain-containing protein, translating into MKLYVGNLSFKTTEQALEELFASVGTVTDTHLVMDRMTQRPRGFGFVTMSTEEEGQKAIESLNGKTFDGRPISVSVARPKEDRPPRRDFGGEGGGGGGFREHRDRDRDRDRRGGGGYDRRRN; encoded by the coding sequence ATGAAACTCTACGTAGGCAACCTCTCCTTCAAAACCACTGAACAGGCTCTGGAGGAACTCTTCGCCAGTGTTGGCACTGTTACTGACACCCACCTCGTCATGGATCGTATGACCCAGCGCCCTCGCGGCTTTGGTTTTGTCACCATGAGCACGGAGGAAGAAGGACAGAAAGCCATCGAATCGCTGAACGGAAAGACCTTCGACGGTCGTCCGATCTCGGTGAGCGTAGCCCGTCCCAAGGAAGACCGTCCTCCGCGGCGTGACTTCGGCGGTGAGGGCGGCGGCGGCGGTGGATTCCGTGAGCACCGTGACCGTGATCGCGACCGCGATCGCCGTGGTGGTGGCGGGTACGACCGTCGTCGTAACTGA
- a CDS encoding outer membrane lipoprotein-sorting protein — protein MIFRSGHLRKLVAAGLGILCLIGTASAADPTAQEILEAARVNPLGNQIALDAQLRRESKSTPFTIVVDGAVRFQFKAPDQEIILQLGDDAPKLTERIGGKAAAVKPARFDEKIRGSGVTYEDLSLQFLYWKNPKLIGEDRINARPAWKIEAQAPRGASQYGVARMWIDKDSGALVRVEGYDMSGKMIRRFEVVSAQKIDGQWMLKQMRFEALNPDTRKVTDRTYLEVLGKAADS, from the coding sequence ATGATTTTCCGTTCGGGCCATTTACGCAAGCTAGTTGCTGCAGGATTGGGGATTCTTTGCCTCATCGGGACCGCCAGCGCGGCCGATCCCACCGCCCAGGAAATCCTCGAGGCGGCCCGGGTGAATCCCCTGGGCAACCAGATCGCCTTGGACGCCCAACTCCGCCGTGAGTCAAAGTCCACCCCATTCACCATCGTTGTCGATGGCGCGGTCCGTTTTCAATTCAAGGCCCCCGACCAGGAGATCATCCTGCAGCTCGGGGATGATGCCCCGAAGCTCACAGAGCGCATTGGAGGCAAGGCAGCGGCAGTCAAACCCGCTCGATTCGACGAGAAGATCCGTGGCTCGGGAGTGACCTATGAGGATCTCTCCCTCCAGTTTCTCTACTGGAAGAACCCCAAACTGATCGGGGAAGACCGGATCAACGCCCGTCCAGCGTGGAAAATCGAGGCGCAGGCTCCGCGTGGAGCCTCACAGTACGGCGTCGCCCGCATGTGGATCGACAAGGACTCCGGTGCCCTCGTCCGTGTGGAAGGCTACGATATGTCGGGCAAAATGATCCGCCGGTTTGAAGTCGTATCCGCCCAGAAAATCGACGGCCAGTGGATGCTCAAGCAGATGCGTTTTGAGGCTCTCAACCCGGACACGAGGAAAGTCACCGACCGCACCTACCTCGAGGTGCTCGGGAAGGCCGCCGACTCCTAG
- a CDS encoding homoserine kinase, translated as MKEVRTKVPATTANLGPGFDCLGIALRIYNEVIVRAAPGHPDGMADQAAEAFFTRADIAPFDFDWSVKGQVPRSRGMGSSVTVRLGLLHGLNELADGPLSDVALYQLCCDLEGHPDNAAPAAFGGFTVARKDASFQRYKVSKKLRFVLLVPDFEVETPAARKALPERIPFKDAVVSASNAAAISAAFASEEYENLRGTFTDYLHQPYRLPLIPCLNDVIAAGEKAGAIGGWLSGSGSTIACVTLADPEKVARAMQEASGLKNTKVFITQADNKGARVKVRS; from the coding sequence ATGAAAGAAGTCCGCACGAAAGTACCTGCTACGACGGCCAACCTCGGTCCGGGATTTGACTGCCTGGGAATAGCCCTCCGTATTTACAACGAGGTGATCGTGCGCGCTGCGCCGGGACATCCGGATGGGATGGCGGATCAGGCGGCCGAGGCCTTCTTTACCCGAGCGGACATCGCTCCCTTTGATTTCGACTGGTCGGTGAAGGGGCAGGTGCCGCGTTCGCGCGGGATGGGCAGCAGCGTCACAGTGAGGCTTGGTTTGCTTCATGGGCTCAACGAACTCGCGGACGGCCCTCTGAGTGATGTGGCGCTCTACCAGCTGTGTTGTGATCTCGAGGGCCATCCCGACAACGCCGCGCCAGCGGCTTTCGGCGGGTTTACGGTCGCTCGGAAGGATGCTTCCTTTCAGCGCTACAAGGTTTCCAAGAAGCTGCGCTTCGTACTCCTGGTTCCCGACTTTGAGGTGGAAACCCCGGCCGCGCGGAAGGCCCTGCCCGAGAGGATTCCTTTCAAGGACGCCGTCGTATCCGCCTCCAACGCTGCGGCGATCTCCGCGGCCTTTGCCAGTGAGGAATATGAGAACTTGCGAGGGACCTTTACGGACTATCTGCATCAACCCTACCGCCTTCCCCTGATCCCCTGCCTGAATGATGTCATCGCCGCGGGCGAAAAGGCCGGAGCCATCGGCGGTTGGCTCAGCGGCTCGGGCTCCACAATTGCCTGTGTCACGCTGGCCGATCCTGAGAAGGTGGCCAGAGCCATGCAGGAGGCGAGCGGATTAAAAAACACGAAAGTGTTCATCACCCAGGCGGATAACAAGGGCGCGCGGGTCAAGGTGCGTTCCTGA
- a CDS encoding flippase activity-associated protein Agl23: MNERKIPWVEIGILVLAALLRFVLLDIKPPHFDEGVNGWFADQMAKFGYYHYDPTNYHGPLHFYAVFAAQTLFGREIWAIRLPIILVSIACVWMTLRFSRFLGAPATRWAALAMAISPAYVFYGRYTIHESWLVLFLLLTCWGILGLWRDGTRQYLFALVAGICGMILTKETYVMHVAAFGLAALTLWGWQYISPSRPAYPIARQSWTQRDLGASVGLAVLAIVFFYSGNFLDFPGLKGLYQTFAAWTHTGVDAAGHDKPLYDVSIFGHKVINAYWLMLFARYEWPALIGFVMAVILAFPSDARLRFIAIYGAGALVAYSLVPYKTPWCIISIQWPFLLLFGAAIAWLSKRHFLATVSMSAIVLGASLYQSLRLNFYHFTDAKEPYVYVQTYRQVETLTKPLLDLAKEDPRYYGVTGQILIDSYYPLPWMLGDFPQFGYYNKNNSPETHDADVVVVEASRADTVRSKLTEPYYRRDFRLRDSQDLCTVFFRGSVFSRWFGNQPLEVKEITPR; encoded by the coding sequence GTGAACGAACGGAAAATTCCCTGGGTTGAGATTGGCATATTGGTGTTGGCCGCTCTTCTACGGTTCGTTTTGCTCGACATCAAGCCGCCTCATTTCGATGAAGGAGTCAATGGCTGGTTCGCCGATCAGATGGCGAAGTTCGGGTATTACCACTACGACCCGACAAATTACCATGGTCCTCTGCATTTTTACGCTGTCTTTGCAGCCCAGACGCTGTTTGGCCGGGAAATCTGGGCCATCCGGCTTCCGATCATCCTGGTCAGCATTGCCTGCGTATGGATGACTCTTCGTTTCTCGCGATTCCTCGGCGCTCCTGCCACCCGCTGGGCCGCTCTGGCGATGGCGATTTCCCCTGCCTATGTGTTTTATGGCCGCTACACCATCCATGAGTCGTGGCTGGTCCTTTTCCTTCTGCTGACCTGCTGGGGCATCCTGGGCCTCTGGAGGGATGGCACACGACAATACCTCTTTGCCCTCGTCGCCGGTATCTGCGGCATGATCCTGACCAAGGAAACCTATGTCATGCACGTCGCCGCCTTTGGCCTTGCGGCGCTCACCCTTTGGGGCTGGCAATACATCTCTCCCTCCCGACCGGCTTATCCCATCGCAAGGCAAAGCTGGACCCAGCGCGATCTGGGGGCCAGCGTGGGGCTCGCTGTCCTGGCCATTGTCTTTTTCTACTCGGGGAACTTCCTCGATTTCCCTGGGCTGAAGGGGCTTTATCAGACATTCGCCGCCTGGACACACACTGGCGTTGACGCAGCGGGCCACGACAAACCCCTCTACGATGTCTCCATCTTCGGCCACAAGGTCATCAACGCCTACTGGCTCATGCTGTTTGCTCGTTACGAGTGGCCCGCCCTGATCGGCTTTGTCATGGCGGTGATACTGGCGTTTCCTTCCGATGCCCGGCTGCGCTTCATCGCCATCTACGGAGCAGGTGCACTGGTCGCCTACTCGCTCGTCCCCTACAAAACACCCTGGTGCATCATCTCGATTCAATGGCCGTTTCTCCTGCTTTTCGGCGCCGCTATCGCATGGCTTTCCAAGCGCCACTTCCTCGCGACCGTCTCGATGTCGGCGATCGTGCTCGGCGCAAGTCTTTACCAGTCACTACGCCTGAATTTCTACCACTTCACCGACGCAAAAGAGCCGTACGTTTACGTGCAGACCTACCGCCAGGTGGAGACGCTCACAAAACCCCTGCTCGATCTCGCCAAGGAAGACCCTCGCTACTACGGCGTGACGGGCCAGATCCTCATCGACAGCTACTACCCCCTGCCCTGGATGCTCGGGGACTTCCCGCAGTTCGGCTACTACAACAAAAATAACTCCCCGGAAACCCACGACGCCGATGTCGTGGTCGTGGAGGCGAGTCGAGCCGATACCGTGCGATCGAAACTGACCGAACCTTACTATCGGCGAGACTTCCGATTGAGAGATTCGCAGGATCTCTGCACTGTATTTTTCCGTGGGTCGGTCTTCTCCAGGTGGTTCGGGAACCAGCCGCTTGAGGTGAAGGAGATCACGCCGCGATGA
- a CDS encoding phospholipase D-like domain-containing protein, with product MFLPIPHLIVEPDDGVSPVREFIRTAKHSLLIKQFTFSEPSLLQAVVDRKNAGVDVRVMLNPKRSGGDRANDATFEYFQNNGVNIQWANPKFYVTHEKSIVIDKEAALIATFNLCEKYFTQTRDYGVVTQDPERVAQVIEGFEADWEHRDWLPSEETGLLWSNANSRLHMARFIDATEKTLCVQHPKFVDAVILDRLIDAADRGVHVRVLCGGRHGISDWDILDTFSSLRVLKRFGVKVHKQKNLRLHAKLILSDNKHALVGSMNIDRSAFDLRRELGTTITDASIVSRLSEVFESDWDGSHHYDAPDPLAPEKHTETDFPHDHDLRHE from the coding sequence ATGTTTCTTCCCATCCCTCACCTCATAGTTGAGCCCGACGATGGAGTCAGTCCCGTTCGGGAGTTCATTCGGACAGCCAAGCACTCGCTGCTGATCAAGCAATTCACCTTTTCCGAGCCATCGCTCCTTCAGGCCGTGGTGGACCGAAAGAACGCAGGCGTCGATGTGCGGGTCATGCTGAACCCGAAGCGGTCGGGTGGGGATCGCGCCAACGACGCCACTTTCGAGTATTTTCAAAACAACGGCGTAAACATTCAGTGGGCCAACCCCAAGTTTTACGTCACGCACGAGAAGTCGATCGTGATCGACAAGGAGGCCGCCCTTATCGCGACCTTCAACCTCTGCGAGAAGTACTTCACCCAGACCCGCGACTACGGTGTCGTCACCCAGGACCCTGAGCGCGTGGCCCAGGTCATCGAGGGCTTTGAGGCCGACTGGGAGCATCGCGACTGGCTGCCGAGCGAGGAGACCGGCTTGCTTTGGAGCAATGCCAACTCCCGCCTGCACATGGCGCGCTTCATCGATGCCACCGAGAAAACGCTGTGCGTACAGCACCCGAAGTTCGTCGATGCCGTAATCCTCGATCGTCTCATCGATGCAGCGGATCGCGGCGTGCATGTGCGCGTGCTCTGCGGCGGTCGCCACGGCATCAGTGACTGGGATATTCTGGATACCTTCTCCTCGCTCCGCGTCCTCAAGCGCTTCGGGGTCAAAGTCCATAAACAGAAGAATCTCCGCCTCCACGCGAAGCTGATCTTGTCTGACAACAAGCACGCGCTGGTCGGATCGATGAATATTGATCGTAGTGCTTTCGACCTTCGCCGCGAACTCGGCACGACCATCACCGATGCCTCGATCGTCTCCCGGTTGAGCGAGGTGTTTGAGTCGGACTGGGATGGATCGCATCACTACGATGCCCCGGACCCGCTCGCGCCGGAGAAACACACGGAGACCGATTTCCCGCACGATCACGATCTGCGTCATGAGTGA
- a CDS encoding phosphatase PAP2 family protein, whose protein sequence is MDQQLLFLINRSWTHPVLDRVMTIASSFDFWLPFLVAGGILAAIFGGWRARAMLLAIGLAVGVTDALVVDTIKGLVGRPRPHDMVAGVRTLDLARAKPRFLAAVQPLQEEISVAKIRGSSGNSFPSGHSSNNFAVAVVIFCFYRRWGWVAFLPAALVSYSRIYVGAHWPLDVITSCLIGAGIGFLTVALLEAIWRRWSGRFLPRFSAQHPSLLTA, encoded by the coding sequence ATGGATCAACAGCTTCTTTTTCTCATCAATCGCAGCTGGACGCATCCTGTCCTCGACCGGGTGATGACCATCGCTTCCAGTTTTGATTTCTGGCTGCCATTTCTTGTGGCGGGAGGGATTCTGGCAGCGATCTTCGGGGGATGGCGGGCGAGGGCGATGCTGTTGGCCATTGGGCTGGCAGTCGGCGTTACCGATGCGCTTGTGGTGGATACGATCAAAGGCCTGGTAGGCCGCCCCCGGCCTCATGATATGGTGGCAGGTGTGCGCACTCTCGACCTGGCCAGAGCCAAGCCGCGCTTCCTTGCCGCCGTACAACCCTTGCAGGAGGAGATTTCCGTCGCAAAAATTCGCGGGTCTTCCGGGAACTCATTTCCGTCCGGGCATTCCTCGAATAACTTTGCCGTGGCGGTGGTGATTTTCTGCTTTTACCGGCGATGGGGCTGGGTCGCATTTCTCCCGGCGGCCTTGGTTTCCTACAGTCGTATCTATGTCGGGGCGCATTGGCCGCTTGATGTCATCACATCGTGCCTCATTGGAGCGGGAATCGGTTTTCTCACAGTGGCATTGCTGGAAGCGATCTGGCGGCGCTGGTCCGGAAGGTTCCTGCCCCGTTTTTCTGCGCAACACCCCTCTCTGCTCACCGCATGA
- the lpxK gene encoding tetraacyldisaccharide 4'-kinase — MRRWLEGLETFAIDVILERRYGRRADILRWFLYGLSRIYLSIVQSRLSLYRSRVMRPRTVGCLVISVGNLSVGGTGKTPVVEMLARALHAGGRKVAILSRGYKSVPRPLLLRLWDKLAKKKAVFVPRVVSDGQTLLLDSRTAGDEPFMLANNLRGVVVLVDRDRVKSGQYAVEHFGTDTLLLDDGYQYVRMKRGIEVALVDRQAPFGNEYLLPRGTLREPPENLRRATHIFITKCTGADNADLIDRIRSYNRTADIIECSHRPTHVTNVFTGENEPLDFLKGMTVGSICGIAMPTSFEDALRKLGAKIEIAKSFTDHHRYTKREIEQFIRRCARRDIQAILTTEKDAVRIPRIIDPEVPMYYLRVEIEILAGQANWERFVNRLTTQQPVMAPQRFFA; from the coding sequence ATGCGGCGCTGGCTGGAAGGTCTCGAAACCTTTGCCATCGACGTCATCCTTGAGCGTCGCTACGGGCGGCGTGCGGATATCCTGCGGTGGTTCCTCTATGGATTGTCGCGGATTTATCTCTCGATCGTCCAGTCGCGCCTGTCACTTTATCGCAGCAGAGTGATGCGTCCGCGCACGGTCGGATGTCTCGTGATCAGTGTCGGCAATCTGAGTGTCGGCGGCACTGGCAAGACGCCGGTGGTTGAGATGCTGGCCCGGGCATTGCACGCCGGGGGGCGCAAGGTGGCCATCCTGAGCCGTGGTTACAAGAGTGTGCCGCGTCCCTTGTTGCTGCGTCTTTGGGACAAACTCGCGAAAAAGAAAGCCGTGTTTGTTCCCCGAGTGGTTTCCGACGGCCAGACTCTGCTGCTGGATTCCCGCACGGCGGGTGACGAACCTTTCATGCTCGCAAACAACCTGCGTGGTGTCGTCGTGCTCGTCGACCGCGACCGCGTGAAGAGCGGTCAATACGCCGTGGAGCATTTCGGTACGGACACGCTTCTGCTGGATGATGGATACCAGTATGTGAGGATGAAGCGGGGGATCGAGGTCGCGTTGGTGGACCGACAGGCTCCGTTCGGCAATGAATACCTGCTTCCGCGTGGTACGCTCCGCGAGCCTCCGGAGAATCTCCGACGTGCCACCCATATCTTTATCACAAAGTGCACCGGCGCTGATAATGCCGACCTCATCGATCGCATCCGGAGTTACAACCGGACGGCGGATATTATCGAGTGTTCGCACCGGCCGACCCATGTGACCAATGTCTTCACCGGGGAGAATGAACCGCTGGATTTTCTCAAGGGCATGACCGTTGGATCGATCTGCGGCATTGCGATGCCGACGAGCTTCGAGGACGCCTTGCGAAAGCTCGGCGCGAAGATCGAAATCGCCAAATCCTTTACGGATCACCACCGCTATACCAAGAGGGAGATCGAACAGTTCATTCGTCGCTGTGCGCGCCGCGACATCCAGGCCATCCTGACGACGGAAAAGGATGCCGTACGTATTCCCCGTATCATCGACCCCGAGGTGCCGATGTATTACCTGCGCGTCGAGATCGAGATATTGGCCGGGCAGGCAAACTGGGAGCGATTCGTCAACCGGCTCACCACGCAGCAGCCGGTGATGGCTCCGCAGCGGTTCTTTGCCTAG
- a CDS encoding chromate transporter, with the protein MNVKTLIQIIALFSSLSLLSIGGGNTVLPEMHRKTVQVYHWMSDSQFADVFAISQAAPGPSILIVTLIGYKAGGILGAIIATIAMMLPAGLLVYMVTRFWQNAQNSPLRHAIEKGFAPLTVGLVLASGYVMSRAADHGWHAYILTGLCTIIFVFTKVNPLIVVAVAGLIGYLGLV; encoded by the coding sequence ATGAACGTCAAGACCCTCATTCAGATCATCGCCTTGTTCAGCTCGCTCTCCCTGCTGTCCATTGGCGGAGGCAATACAGTCTTGCCCGAGATGCATCGCAAGACGGTGCAGGTTTATCACTGGATGAGCGACTCGCAGTTTGCCGATGTCTTTGCCATCTCGCAGGCTGCACCCGGGCCCAGCATCCTGATCGTGACCCTTATAGGCTACAAGGCAGGGGGCATCCTGGGCGCGATCATCGCAACGATCGCGATGATGCTGCCGGCAGGTTTGCTCGTCTACATGGTGACCCGGTTTTGGCAGAATGCGCAAAACTCTCCGCTTCGTCATGCCATCGAGAAAGGCTTTGCACCCCTCACGGTCGGCCTCGTGCTGGCGAGTGGCTATGTGATGAGCCGTGCCGCCGACCATGGATGGCACGCATACATCCTGACGGGCCTCTGCACGATCATCTTTGTCTTTACCAAGGTAAACCCACTGATCGTGGTGGCTGTGGCTGGCCTGATTGGTTACCTGGGCTTGGTTTGA
- the bioF gene encoding 8-amino-7-oxononanoate synthase — translation MSEFDAYLFQKLEEVEQAGLRRSLRVLESAQGAEVKIDGRSLLNFSSNDYLGLANHPALAKAAGEALATFGTGAGASRLICGTSRLHEDLESAIARFKKTEAALSFSTGYAAAVGAIPAIVSSEDVVILDKLCHASLVDGARLSGATIRVFPHNNLEKLRSHLEWARREHPQGRVLVVVESVYSMDGDLAPLADIVSLKEHHGAWLMVDEAHGVGVLGAKGQGLVDLLGLTDRVEIQMGTLGKALGSAGAYLCGSAILRDYLINRSRSFIYSTAPPPYVAAAAQAAVELLETETGQGLVTRLRDNIHRFAEEAGCESPTAIFPIVIGDEREAMAAAGALLEAGFLVPAIRYPTVSRGSARLRIVVTATHSAEQISFLAKTLRELD, via the coding sequence GTGAGCGAGTTTGACGCATACCTCTTCCAGAAACTGGAGGAGGTTGAGCAGGCCGGCCTGCGCCGGTCGCTGCGCGTCCTGGAATCCGCCCAGGGCGCGGAGGTGAAGATCGACGGTCGGTCGCTGTTGAACTTCTCCTCGAATGATTATCTCGGCCTTGCCAATCATCCTGCGCTGGCCAAGGCCGCGGGAGAGGCCCTGGCGACCTTCGGTACAGGGGCCGGAGCCTCGCGATTGATCTGCGGCACCTCCCGGCTGCATGAGGATCTGGAGAGTGCGATCGCCCGCTTCAAGAAGACCGAGGCGGCGCTGAGCTTCTCGACAGGCTACGCTGCCGCCGTGGGAGCCATCCCGGCCATCGTTTCTTCCGAGGATGTAGTGATCCTCGATAAACTCTGCCACGCCTCGCTGGTCGACGGCGCCCGTCTGAGCGGTGCGACGATCCGCGTCTTTCCTCATAACAATCTCGAGAAACTGCGGAGCCACCTGGAGTGGGCACGCCGCGAGCATCCCCAAGGCAGGGTGCTGGTCGTCGTGGAATCCGTCTACAGCATGGATGGCGATCTCGCTCCTCTGGCCGACATCGTCAGCCTCAAGGAACACCATGGAGCTTGGCTCATGGTGGATGAGGCCCATGGGGTCGGGGTGCTGGGGGCAAAGGGGCAGGGATTGGTCGATCTGCTGGGCTTGACCGACCGTGTTGAGATCCAGATGGGGACTCTGGGCAAAGCGCTTGGTTCCGCCGGAGCATACCTCTGTGGCAGTGCCATCTTGCGCGATTATCTGATCAATCGCTCGCGCAGCTTCATCTACTCCACCGCACCTCCGCCTTACGTGGCAGCTGCTGCTCAGGCTGCGGTGGAGCTTCTTGAGACCGAGACAGGACAAGGCCTGGTCACACGCCTGCGCGACAATATCCATCGGTTTGCCGAGGAGGCCGGGTGTGAAAGTCCTACTGCCATCTTCCCGATCGTGATCGGAGATGAGCGTGAGGCGATGGCCGCGGCGGGCGCGCTGCTGGAAGCGGGGTTCCTTGTCCCCGCGATTCGATACCCTACGGTCTCTCGCGGCTCCGCGAGATTGAGGATCGTGGTTACCGCAACTCATTCTGCGGAGCAGATTTCCTTTCTCGCAAAGACTCTGCGCGAGCTGGACTAG
- a CDS encoding dolichyl-phosphate beta-glucosyltransferase, with amino-acid sequence MTVQAQRVSIVIPCRNEESRLPRTLAALGQFIARVSYPVEVLIVVEPGQDGTADLARWMEEQNPAFRAVIQPVQRGKGFAVKTGMLAASGDIVFFMDADLSVPLRCVEEFLPCFNQADVVFGSRRHPQSVIGQSQPFFRVASGRAFNLALRICGVTRFRDTQCGFKAFRAEAAQAVFSRLTVDGFGFDVEALAWADGLGYRLLERPVEWNDAPGTKVRALSDGSRAFFEAVLAARRARAENI; translated from the coding sequence ATGACTGTTCAAGCTCAGCGAGTTTCGATCGTCATTCCGTGTCGGAATGAGGAGTCCCGCCTGCCTCGGACCCTTGCGGCTTTAGGCCAGTTTATCGCCCGGGTCAGCTATCCTGTCGAGGTCCTGATCGTGGTCGAGCCGGGTCAGGACGGGACGGCGGATCTGGCCCGTTGGATGGAGGAGCAGAATCCTGCCTTCCGGGCCGTCATCCAGCCCGTTCAGCGCGGGAAGGGATTCGCCGTGAAAACCGGGATGCTTGCTGCCTCGGGCGACATCGTTTTCTTCATGGATGCCGACCTCAGTGTACCTCTGCGGTGTGTGGAGGAGTTTTTACCCTGTTTTAATCAGGCAGACGTCGTTTTTGGCAGCCGTCGGCATCCGCAGAGTGTGATTGGGCAAAGTCAGCCTTTCTTCCGGGTTGCCTCGGGGCGGGCGTTCAATCTCGCCCTGCGCATCTGCGGTGTGACCCGGTTCCGCGATACACAATGCGGGTTCAAGGCTTTCCGGGCCGAGGCGGCCCAGGCTGTTTTTTCCCGGCTGACAGTCGATGGCTTCGGCTTCGACGTCGAGGCGCTGGCCTGGGCCGATGGCCTCGGATACCGCCTGCTGGAACGACCCGTCGAGTGGAACGATGCCCCGGGCACAAAGGTTCGGGCGCTTTCCGACGGGTCCCGTGCCTTTTTTGAAGCCGTGCTTGCCGCGAGGCGGGCTCGGGCGGAGAATATCTGA
- a CDS encoding chromate transporter: MSEAVAETPSISLLDLAFTFNHIALASFGGGLSAWSREVLVVEKKWMGEEEFLSAVTMCRILPGANQVNLAVFVGTKMRGIPGAISAIIGLTTIPVVLILILGYAYFKFHEVPALQGVLRGATAAAVALTLSMAVKTGKKCLGSVVAVALFLGAFLLNGLIRFPLLGTVALIGPLALLWAWPKPAKK, from the coding sequence ATGAGTGAGGCCGTGGCCGAGACGCCATCGATCTCCCTGCTTGATCTGGCTTTTACCTTCAACCATATCGCGCTCGCCTCCTTCGGGGGCGGCCTCTCAGCCTGGTCCCGAGAGGTATTGGTGGTTGAGAAAAAGTGGATGGGGGAGGAGGAGTTCCTCAGTGCCGTCACGATGTGCCGCATCCTCCCCGGGGCCAATCAGGTCAACCTGGCGGTTTTTGTCGGCACAAAGATGCGTGGCATCCCGGGAGCCATCTCGGCGATTATCGGGCTGACCACCATACCCGTGGTGCTCATCCTGATCCTTGGTTACGCGTACTTCAAATTTCATGAGGTTCCCGCCTTGCAGGGCGTCCTGCGCGGAGCCACGGCTGCGGCAGTCGCGCTCACGCTTTCGATGGCCGTGAAAACTGGAAAGAAATGCCTGGGCAGCGTGGTGGCCGTTGCTCTTTTCCTGGGAGCGTTTCTGCTCAACGGGCTGATCCGCTTCCCGTTGCTCGGTACCGTGGCGCTCATCGGGCCCCTGGCTCTACTTTGGGCCTGGCCCAAGCCTGCGAAGAAATGA